In the Paenibacillus sp. FSL H7-0357 genome, one interval contains:
- the yyaC gene encoding spore protease YyaC produces the protein MNSSSKAAPLQEPSCLKISHADPNIYSAITHRLLFHFSRTRPDTPIVIVCIGTDRSTGDSLGPLVGTALARFHSPLFHLYGTLDEPVHAVNLEETLTLIREKYNNPFIIGIDACLGHSTSVGCIQVVDGPLKPGAGVNKQLPPVGDIHLTGIVNVGGFMEYFVLQNTRLSLVMRLSDIIAVSLYSALKQWNLHAKSAATREQ, from the coding sequence ATGAATTCTTCTTCTAAAGCTGCACCACTGCAAGAACCATCCTGTTTAAAAATATCACATGCCGATCCCAATATCTATTCTGCCATTACTCACCGTCTGCTTTTTCACTTTTCCCGCACCCGTCCCGATACACCGATTGTAATCGTCTGTATAGGCACGGACCGTTCAACCGGAGATTCACTTGGGCCGCTGGTCGGAACAGCCCTGGCGCGGTTCCACAGCCCTCTGTTCCACCTGTATGGAACACTGGACGAGCCTGTGCATGCCGTTAATCTGGAAGAAACACTTACCCTCATCCGAGAGAAGTATAATAACCCTTTTATCATTGGTATAGATGCCTGCCTGGGCCATTCTACGAGTGTCGGCTGTATTCAGGTCGTGGATGGACCTTTAAAGCCCGGAGCGGGCGTAAACAAGCAACTCCCCCCTGTTGGCGATATCCATCTGACTGGCATCGTTAATGTAGGCGGCTTTATGGAGTACTTCGTATTACAAAACACAAGATTGAGCCTTGTAATGCGGTTATCTGATATTATTGCTGTCAGCCTCTATTCTGCCTTGAAACAGTGGAATCTCCATGCTAAATCTGCTGCAACGCGAGAGCAATAA
- a CDS encoding DUF3343 domain-containing protein, with amino-acid sequence MEEELLIAFDSTQQALRAEMLLEYAEIEIDIFPTPKEITAGCAMSIQFFRGAIGEVRKIIAEQDVEIRGIYGKDNKGRGYTLITEGEGVDE; translated from the coding sequence ATGGAGGAAGAGCTGCTGATTGCTTTTGATTCTACGCAGCAGGCGCTGCGTGCCGAAATGCTGCTGGAATACGCGGAAATCGAAATTGATATCTTCCCGACTCCCAAAGAAATTACAGCAGGCTGTGCAATGTCTATTCAGTTCTTTCGGGGAGCAATCGGCGAAGTGCGGAAGATTATAGCGGAGCAGGACGTTGAAATCCGCGGGATCTATGGCAAGGACAATAAAGGAAGAGGTTATACACTTATCACCGAAGGGGAGGGAGTAGATGAATAA